One genomic window of Micrococcus flavus includes the following:
- a CDS encoding AMP-dependent synthetase/ligase: MRHIAEPAHPTLPPDAALTDALARQAAEHPDRALFASPVPGGEGAGAWRDVTAAEAWSRVQGYARGLVAAGVGPGDRVAIMAATRLEWTLVDYAIWAAGAVTVPVYETSSPSQVAWIFEDAGVCAAVVDTPERAKTVRDAVHREGLPPLRGLWTMDPADAEPGAGLAELSSEEGGDEVLAERRAGVALDSLATVIYTSGTTGRPKGCELTHANFAELAHQTLSSSLGQVVNPGSSTVLFIPLAHVFARFVSVLTVEAGARCGHVTDLARLSESMESFRPTFLLAVPRVFEKIYNAALLKAQAGGKGAIFERGADVAVRWSKALEDGRMTLPLRAQRAFYSALIYRRIRAAMGGALQYAVSGGGPLSPDLAHFFRGVGVTILEGYGLTETTAPVTVGRPGKLRIGTVGRPLGGNEIRIEDDGEILTRGTSLFRGYRNRPEADEEAFTEDGWFRTGDLGSLDEDGFLRITGRKKEIIVTAGGKNVAPAQLEDAIRSDALISQVMVVGDAKPFIAAIVTLDADTLPAWLAARGLDRDLDVAAAAREPKVREHVQSVVDRANAAVSKAEGIREFRILDRDFSAEEGHMTPSLKMRRAAILKDFAAVVEDIYAGSGPS, translated from the coding sequence ATGCGCCACATCGCCGAGCCGGCCCACCCGACGCTCCCCCCCGACGCCGCCCTGACCGACGCCCTCGCCCGCCAGGCGGCCGAGCACCCGGACCGTGCGCTGTTCGCCTCGCCCGTGCCCGGCGGCGAGGGTGCGGGCGCCTGGCGCGACGTCACGGCCGCGGAGGCCTGGTCCCGGGTCCAGGGCTACGCCCGCGGCCTCGTGGCCGCCGGTGTGGGCCCGGGCGACCGCGTGGCCATCATGGCCGCGACCCGCCTGGAGTGGACCCTCGTGGACTACGCCATCTGGGCCGCCGGCGCTGTGACGGTGCCCGTCTACGAGACCTCCTCCCCGTCCCAGGTGGCCTGGATCTTCGAGGACGCCGGCGTGTGCGCCGCCGTCGTGGACACCCCGGAGCGCGCCAAGACCGTGCGCGACGCCGTCCACCGCGAGGGCCTGCCGCCCCTGCGCGGCCTGTGGACCATGGACCCCGCCGACGCCGAGCCCGGCGCGGGCCTGGCCGAGCTGAGCAGCGAGGAGGGCGGGGACGAGGTCCTCGCCGAGCGGCGGGCCGGCGTCGCCCTCGACTCGCTGGCCACCGTGATCTACACCTCCGGCACCACGGGCCGGCCGAAGGGCTGCGAGCTGACGCACGCGAACTTCGCGGAGCTCGCCCACCAGACGCTCTCCTCCTCCCTCGGCCAGGTGGTCAACCCCGGCTCCTCGACCGTGCTGTTCATCCCCCTGGCGCACGTGTTCGCCCGCTTCGTGTCCGTACTGACCGTCGAGGCCGGGGCCCGGTGCGGCCACGTCACGGACCTCGCCCGCCTCTCCGAGTCGATGGAGAGCTTCCGCCCGACCTTCCTGCTCGCCGTGCCGCGCGTGTTCGAGAAGATCTACAACGCGGCGCTGCTCAAGGCGCAGGCCGGCGGGAAGGGCGCGATCTTCGAGCGCGGGGCGGATGTGGCGGTCCGGTGGTCGAAGGCCCTGGAGGACGGCCGGATGACCCTGCCGCTGCGGGCCCAGCGGGCGTTCTACTCGGCGCTGATCTACCGCCGCATCCGCGCGGCCATGGGCGGGGCCCTGCAGTACGCGGTCTCCGGCGGCGGCCCCCTCTCCCCCGACCTGGCGCACTTCTTCCGGGGGGTCGGCGTCACGATCCTCGAGGGCTACGGCCTCACCGAGACCACCGCCCCCGTGACCGTCGGCCGCCCGGGGAAGCTCCGCATCGGCACCGTGGGCCGCCCCCTGGGCGGCAACGAGATCCGGATCGAGGACGACGGCGAGATCCTCACGCGCGGCACCTCGCTGTTCCGCGGCTACCGCAACCGCCCCGAGGCGGACGAGGAGGCCTTCACCGAGGACGGCTGGTTCCGCACGGGCGACCTCGGCTCCCTGGACGAGGACGGCTTCCTGCGCATCACGGGCCGGAAGAAGGAGATCATCGTCACCGCCGGCGGCAAGAACGTGGCCCCCGCCCAGCTCGAGGACGCGATCCGCTCGGACGCCCTGATCTCGCAGGTGATGGTCGTGGGCGACGCGAAGCCCTTCATCGCGGCGATCGTCACCCTCGACGCCGACACCCTGCCCGCATGGCTGGCCGCCCGCGGCCTGGACCGCGACCTCGACGTCGCGGCGGCGGCGCGGGAGCCGAAGGTCCGCGAGCACGTGCAGTCCGTGGTGGACCGGGCCAATGCGGCGGTGTCGAAGGCCGAGGGCATCCGCGAGTTCCGCATCCTCGACCGGGACTTCTCCGCGGAGGAGGGTCACATGACGCCGTCCCTGAAGATGCGCCGGGCCGCCATCCTCAAGGACTTCGCCGCCGTGGTGGAGGACATCTACGCGGGCTCGGGCCCGTCCTGA